A portion of the Eubacterium maltosivorans genome contains these proteins:
- a CDS encoding tRNA threonylcarbamoyladenosine dehydratase — protein MATQFDRTALVLGDEGLNQLQRARVILFGVGGVGSFTAEALIRAGVGSLTLVDKDVVDITNLNRQLIALHSTVGRVKVEVAAERLRDINPAAEILPLHQCFLPENAGDFELETYDYVIDAIDMVTAKLALICACQEKGIPILSSMGTGNKLDPSCFEITDICKTSVCPLAKVMRRELKARGVRKLKVLYSKEVPALKCTPPGSVSFVPSVAGLMIAGECVRDIVAG, from the coding sequence ATGGCAACACAGTTTGACCGAACGGCCCTTGTCCTTGGTGACGAGGGCCTTAATCAGTTACAGCGCGCCCGGGTGATCCTGTTTGGCGTGGGCGGCGTGGGGTCCTTTACCGCTGAGGCGCTCATCCGGGCAGGTGTGGGCAGCCTGACCCTGGTGGACAAGGATGTGGTGGATATCACCAATCTCAACCGTCAGCTCATCGCCCTGCATTCGACCGTCGGCCGTGTTAAGGTGGAGGTGGCCGCGGAGCGGCTGAGGGACATTAACCCGGCGGCAGAGATCCTCCCGCTGCACCAGTGCTTTTTGCCGGAGAACGCCGGGGATTTTGAGCTGGAAACCTATGATTACGTCATCGACGCCATCGACATGGTCACCGCCAAGCTGGCCCTGATCTGCGCGTGTCAGGAAAAGGGGATTCCCATTCTTTCAAGCATGGGTACTGGCAACAAGCTGGACCCCTCTTGTTTTGAGATCACCGACATTTGCAAAACCTCGGTCTGCCCCCTGGCAAAGGTCATGCGCCGGGAGCTGAAGGCCCGGGGCGTCAGAAAGCTGAAAGTGCTCTACTCAAAGGAAGTGCCAGCGCTTAAATGCACCCCGCCGGGCAGCGTGAGCTTTGTGCCCTCAGTGGCCGGGCTGATGATCGCCGGGGAGTGTGTTCGGGATATTGTAGCGGGGTAG
- a CDS encoding YitT family protein, translating into MDNKIKNNKVARTIFEYVGILFGTFMTALAANMFMIPNKLAPGGFSGLATVLYYVTGLPVGTVTFVFSVATQLISLKVLGKSVGLKSFVCTLAYGVLVDVMAGVIPPFSDDVLLASIFAGVLYGVGMGVLYRMGGSGGGTDLLARMLHKLTRRLTLSTWIMCIDFCVVIFAGIAFKNISIMLYSIIVLFLYTQVMDFVIAGNNYAKAANIVSDKSPEICERIRMDLNKSATIFHAYGAYSGQSKDVVYCIVYRNQIAKLKSIIYEIDPGAFVTLADTQEVLGAGFKNFNE; encoded by the coding sequence ATGGATAATAAAATCAAGAATAATAAGGTCGCCCGTACCATTTTTGAGTACGTGGGCATTCTGTTCGGGACCTTTATGACAGCGCTGGCTGCCAATATGTTCATGATTCCCAACAAGCTGGCGCCCGGGGGCTTCAGCGGGCTGGCCACAGTGCTCTACTATGTGACAGGGCTGCCGGTTGGGACGGTTACCTTTGTGTTCTCTGTGGCCACACAGCTGATCTCGCTCAAGGTGCTGGGCAAAAGCGTTGGCCTCAAGAGCTTTGTCTGCACCCTGGCCTACGGGGTTCTGGTCGATGTGATGGCGGGTGTGATACCGCCCTTCTCAGACGACGTCCTTCTGGCCAGTATTTTCGCCGGCGTCCTTTACGGGGTCGGCATGGGCGTGCTGTACCGCATGGGCGGCTCCGGCGGCGGGACAGACCTGCTGGCCCGGATGCTCCACAAGCTGACCAGACGCCTGACCCTGAGCACCTGGATCATGTGCATTGATTTCTGCGTTGTCATTTTTGCGGGGATCGCCTTTAAAAACATCTCGATCATGCTCTATTCCATCATCGTCCTGTTTTTATACACACAGGTCATGGATTTTGTCATCGCGGGCAACAATTACGCCAAGGCAGCCAACATTGTCTCAGACAAGAGCCCGGAAATCTGCGAGCGCATCCGGATGGATCTCAACAAGAGCGCCACGATTTTTCACGCCTACGGCGCGTATTCGGGCCAGAGCAAAGATGTGGTTTACTGCATTGTCTACAGGAATCAGATCGCGAAGCTCAAGAGCATCATCTATGAGATTGACCCGGGCGCCTTTGTGACCCTGGCCGATACCCAGGAAGTGCTGGGCGCGGGGTTTAAGAATTTCAATGAATAA
- a CDS encoding YfjI family protein, whose amino-acid sequence MNNDDTNNRALQPEQAKALEESLEKINEALAVEEKDREPGKPYIKHTHRVTSVTIGAIDPETGEDRALTKEEQAAQTTVDETVRYYPDFRLKWGEFLCDPGKGWALEDYEHYEERMKEYAETGTVRTEWGRLSPLTEEIERPAFPVNALPPVYARYTEALAESLQVPVDMVGVSVLALLGGCLQKRYEISAKDKFTVPLGLYTLVVADPGERKSSVYDEVVRPIKDYEQKLWKEYQKHQFDDELEQELAEEAFKTAKSQYKRCKDASEREALKETMLELKEKIAFFQKKCPPCLYMDDTTNAALEQELARNGGRMIIMSDEGDLFANMMGLYTGGQHTLGALLKGHTGGSSKTHRVGRDPVLLSASNLSILLMVQPIIIDTIMGDMVMRGRGMNARFLYTMPKTKVGDRNIETARAMDPKIDADYYNAVYSLYADNYITLEPKPKQLELKDSAQMAYMAYETLFERRLKGDMKDIRDWGSKLGGEMLRLVGILHCAAHPDAIMETPVSHETVDKAYKLAKYFSEYARIIYSQGTGEDPNMAVCKRIVTLLKAQGIERFTRRELHRISSFGQKKAEDLEPYLNILEDYGYCRQQEMTNGKRTFTEYHVNPALFKTSTEEAQDF is encoded by the coding sequence ATGAACAACGACGACACAAACAACCGGGCCCTGCAGCCCGAACAGGCCAAGGCCCTGGAAGAAAGCCTGGAGAAGATTAACGAGGCCCTGGCCGTGGAGGAAAAGGACCGGGAGCCCGGAAAGCCCTACATCAAGCATACCCACCGGGTTACAAGTGTGACCATCGGCGCCATCGACCCCGAGACCGGCGAGGACCGAGCCCTCACCAAGGAAGAGCAGGCCGCCCAGACCACAGTTGACGAAACCGTCCGCTATTATCCCGATTTCCGGCTGAAATGGGGCGAGTTCCTCTGCGACCCGGGCAAAGGCTGGGCTCTGGAGGATTATGAACACTATGAGGAGCGCATGAAGGAGTACGCCGAGACGGGGACCGTGCGCACCGAGTGGGGACGCCTGAGCCCCCTGACCGAGGAGATCGAGCGCCCCGCCTTCCCGGTAAACGCCCTGCCGCCCGTGTACGCCCGCTATACCGAAGCCCTGGCCGAGAGCCTGCAGGTGCCGGTGGACATGGTGGGCGTGTCCGTGCTGGCCCTGCTGGGCGGCTGCCTGCAAAAGCGGTACGAGATCAGCGCAAAGGATAAGTTTACGGTGCCGCTGGGCCTGTACACCCTGGTGGTGGCCGACCCCGGCGAGCGGAAATCCAGCGTCTACGACGAGGTCGTGCGCCCCATCAAGGATTACGAGCAAAAGCTCTGGAAAGAGTACCAGAAGCATCAGTTTGATGACGAGCTGGAGCAGGAGCTGGCAGAGGAGGCATTTAAGACGGCCAAGAGCCAGTACAAAAGATGCAAGGATGCGTCAGAGCGGGAAGCCCTCAAGGAAACCATGCTCGAGCTCAAGGAAAAGATCGCCTTTTTCCAGAAAAAATGCCCGCCCTGCCTGTATATGGACGACACCACCAACGCCGCCCTGGAGCAGGAGCTGGCCCGCAACGGCGGCCGCATGATCATCATGTCCGACGAGGGCGACCTCTTCGCCAACATGATGGGCCTGTATACCGGCGGCCAGCACACCCTGGGCGCCCTGCTCAAGGGCCACACCGGCGGCAGCTCCAAAACCCACCGCGTGGGGCGGGATCCGGTGCTTCTGTCCGCCAGCAACTTGAGCATTCTGCTCATGGTCCAGCCCATCATCATCGACACCATCATGGGCGATATGGTCATGCGCGGCCGGGGCATGAACGCCCGGTTTCTCTACACCATGCCCAAAACCAAGGTGGGTGATCGCAACATCGAGACCGCCCGGGCCATGGACCCCAAAATCGACGCCGATTACTACAACGCCGTCTACAGCCTGTACGCCGATAATTACATCACCCTTGAGCCAAAGCCAAAGCAGCTTGAGCTCAAGGACAGCGCCCAGATGGCCTACATGGCCTACGAGACCCTGTTCGAGCGCCGCCTGAAGGGCGACATGAAGGATATAAGGGACTGGGGGAGCAAGCTCGGCGGCGAGATGCTGCGCCTGGTGGGCATCCTCCACTGCGCCGCCCACCCCGACGCCATCATGGAGACCCCGGTGTCCCATGAGACTGTGGACAAGGCCTATAAGCTGGCCAAATATTTTAGCGAGTACGCGCGGATTATCTACAGCCAGGGTACCGGCGAGGATCCGAATATGGCGGTGTGTAAACGGATTGTGACGCTGCTGAAGGCACAGGGGATCGAACGCTTCACGCGACGGGAACTCCACCGTATCAGCAGCTTTGGACAGAAAAAGGCCGAGGATCTGGAGCCTTATCTGAACATTTTAGAGGATTATGGCTATTGCCGGCAGCAGGAGATGACTAACGGCAAGCGCACCTTTACGGAGTACCATGTCAATCCGGCTTTGTTCAAAACAAGTACAGAAGAAGCACAGGATTTTTAA
- the alr gene encoding alanine racemase, translating to MDLFDDFNEVPAHRPTWAEIKLENLLFNLEQIRKAAGPETRIMGVVKADAYGHGVDVAELLQDEGVPCLGVAFLDEAIALRQKGIDRCGIFILGGTGIDQIPELVEWDVTPGVYQTAFAQALSDYCVAEGSVHPVHIKVDTGMGRIGFRWDEAVEAILQIAEMPGIRIEGLYTHFATADESDKDFTHLQLTRYAQVVKALSDKGVEIPLKHVENSAAIIDFDKTIFNMVRPGIILYGHYPSDEVKKEKLALKPVMSFKTSIIHIKTIHAGDSVSYGRKFTAECDRKIATLPVGYADGYSRMLSGKGTEVWINGQRAPVVGNICMDQCMVDITDLEGVSLGDEVELFGENLPVEELAEKLGTISYELLCMVNKRVPRIYDFMGEKHLEVEILNDGFFGGI from the coding sequence TTGGATCTTTTTGATGATTTCAATGAAGTTCCCGCCCACCGGCCTACCTGGGCGGAGATCAAGCTTGAGAACCTGCTCTTTAACCTTGAGCAGATCAGAAAAGCAGCGGGCCCGGAGACCCGGATCATGGGTGTGGTCAAGGCGGATGCCTACGGCCATGGCGTGGATGTGGCCGAGCTTTTACAGGACGAGGGCGTGCCCTGCCTGGGCGTCGCTTTTCTGGACGAGGCCATCGCCCTGCGCCAGAAGGGCATTGACCGCTGCGGGATTTTCATCCTGGGCGGTACGGGTATCGACCAGATTCCAGAGCTGGTGGAATGGGACGTGACCCCTGGCGTCTATCAGACCGCGTTCGCGCAGGCGCTGTCGGACTACTGCGTGGCTGAGGGTTCGGTGCACCCGGTTCACATCAAGGTGGACACTGGTATGGGGCGCATCGGCTTTCGGTGGGATGAGGCGGTGGAGGCGATTCTGCAGATCGCGGAAATGCCGGGTATCCGCATCGAGGGGCTTTACACCCACTTTGCCACTGCGGACGAAAGCGATAAGGACTTTACGCATTTGCAGCTCACGCGCTACGCCCAGGTGGTCAAGGCGCTTTCCGATAAGGGCGTTGAGATTCCGCTCAAGCATGTGGAAAACTCAGCGGCCATCATTGATTTTGACAAAACAATCTTTAACATGGTGCGCCCGGGGATCATTCTCTATGGCCACTACCCCTCGGATGAGGTAAAAAAGGAAAAGCTTGCGTTAAAGCCGGTCATGAGCTTTAAGACCAGCATTATCCATATTAAGACCATTCACGCGGGCGATTCGGTGAGCTATGGACGAAAGTTCACGGCTGAGTGCGACCGGAAAATTGCGACACTGCCAGTGGGCTATGCCGACGGTTATAGCCGGATGCTCTCCGGAAAGGGTACGGAGGTATGGATTAACGGGCAGCGCGCGCCAGTGGTGGGGAATATCTGTATGGACCAGTGTATGGTTGATATTACGGACCTTGAGGGCGTTTCGCTCGGCGATGAGGTAGAACTTTTCGGGGAAAATCTCCCCGTTGAGGAGCTGGCTGAAAAGCTGGGAACCATCTCCTACGAGCTGCTCTGCATGGTGAACAAGCGGGTTCCCCGCATCTATGATTTTATGGGTGAGAAACATCTGGAGGTAGAGATACTGAACGATGGATTTTTTGGAGGAATTTAG
- a CDS encoding transketolase encodes MENLEKTAKGIRRDIVKMIGKAASGHPGGSLSAVEILSLLYFEKMNVDPKDPKKADRDRFVLSKGHAAPVLYATLAAKGFFDASELDHLRQVGAILQGHPDMKKIPGVDMSTGSLGQGISAAVGMALGAKIDKADWKTYVLLGDGELQEGLVWEAAMSAAHYKLDNLIAFVDNNNLQIDGAITDVMSPYPIDEKFAAFGWNVINIADGNDFEELREGLEKAYACQGKPSVLVCKTVKGKGVSYMENNAGWHGKGPNAEQVEIALKELED; translated from the coding sequence ATGGAAAACTTAGAAAAAACAGCAAAAGGTATCCGCCGGGATATCGTGAAAATGATTGGTAAAGCCGCTTCCGGTCATCCGGGTGGATCTTTATCAGCAGTTGAAATTTTGAGCTTGTTATATTTTGAAAAGATGAACGTTGATCCAAAGGATCCCAAAAAAGCAGACCGCGACCGCTTCGTCTTGTCAAAGGGCCATGCCGCGCCGGTTCTGTACGCAACCTTGGCAGCGAAGGGCTTCTTTGACGCATCCGAACTGGATCACTTACGTCAGGTTGGCGCCATCCTTCAGGGCCATCCGGACATGAAGAAGATTCCGGGTGTGGATATGTCCACCGGTTCTCTGGGACAGGGCATCTCCGCTGCTGTCGGTATGGCGCTGGGCGCAAAAATCGACAAAGCAGACTGGAAAACCTATGTGTTACTCGGCGACGGCGAACTCCAGGAAGGCCTGGTATGGGAAGCAGCCATGTCCGCAGCCCACTACAAGCTGGACAACCTGATCGCCTTTGTGGATAACAACAACCTGCAGATCGACGGCGCAATCACAGACGTTATGTCACCGTACCCGATTGATGAAAAATTCGCGGCCTTTGGCTGGAATGTCATCAACATCGCAGACGGCAACGACTTTGAAGAACTGCGCGAAGGCCTTGAAAAAGCTTATGCCTGCCAGGGCAAGCCTTCTGTTTTAGTCTGCAAAACCGTTAAAGGCAAGGGCGTTTCCTACATGGAAAACAATGCCGGCTGGCACGGTAAGGGACCAAACGCGGAACAGGTTGAAATTGCACTGAAAGAACTGGAGGATTAA
- a CDS encoding helix-turn-helix domain-containing protein, producing MSQFSERLTTFVEATGFSIYQLSKKARIDRSTIHKVMVGERVPSADFYKKLCRALSLTPFEKRELDDLFKMAKIGDKVYYRRNSVKRLVEELAGNTYAPTEDVSGREYKAFPALDRGTQVIEGKNDINSVIIDVINDEIYHREAPHLAIALDFDHQFVYEYLYNAFVCAAGTVDIEHFIYLEKETSRNDAIQKNLRHLQYILSFSLCGRDGYHPYYSYTNADPAQAVTTFLPYFIITNRHVLKLSRSFKTAILYDDASIVDFYQQAADRLCRGLPKLTRRAEHIEDMYGWTRENLGDASLEPHPCLSLCLSGPRIEALVQPDIPGREAVCALAGEVYGPYHRGEKPLSRSFFSPEGLSAFMETGRICYFPESVVRCCRPEERKDFLREILAAVEGGETAFTLVDSDKFRTPLNVEIIKADEQQVIVQRFSEDSRQLNAVFIDEPGICEAFTDFFDYLPDSDLTLSREALINLLKSYL from the coding sequence ATGTCACAATTCAGTGAACGCCTCACCACCTTCGTGGAAGCAACGGGATTTTCCATTTATCAGCTTTCTAAAAAAGCCAGGATCGACCGCTCCACCATCCATAAGGTCATGGTTGGGGAACGCGTGCCCAGCGCCGATTTCTATAAAAAGCTCTGCCGCGCCCTGTCCCTGACCCCCTTTGAAAAAAGAGAACTGGACGATCTCTTTAAAATGGCCAAAATCGGCGATAAGGTCTACTACCGGCGCAACAGCGTCAAGCGCCTCGTCGAGGAGCTGGCCGGCAATACCTACGCCCCCACCGAGGACGTCAGCGGCCGGGAGTACAAGGCCTTTCCCGCATTAGACCGCGGGACACAGGTCATCGAGGGCAAAAACGACATCAACAGCGTGATCATCGATGTAATCAACGACGAGATCTACCACAGAGAGGCCCCGCACCTGGCCATCGCCCTGGATTTCGACCACCAGTTCGTCTACGAGTACCTGTACAACGCCTTTGTGTGCGCGGCCGGCACAGTGGACATCGAGCATTTTATCTACCTGGAGAAAGAAACCAGCCGCAACGACGCCATCCAGAAAAACCTGCGCCACCTGCAGTACATCCTGTCCTTCAGCCTGTGCGGCCGCGACGGCTACCACCCATACTATTCCTATACGAATGCAGACCCTGCCCAGGCCGTGACCACCTTCCTGCCCTATTTCATCATCACCAACCGCCATGTGCTAAAGCTGTCCAGAAGCTTTAAAACCGCCATTCTGTACGACGACGCGTCCATCGTGGACTTCTACCAGCAAGCAGCGGACCGCCTCTGCCGGGGCCTGCCAAAGCTTACCCGCAGGGCCGAGCACATCGAGGACATGTACGGCTGGACCCGGGAAAACCTGGGCGACGCCAGCCTGGAGCCCCACCCCTGCCTGAGCCTCTGCCTGAGCGGCCCGCGCATCGAGGCCCTGGTACAGCCAGACATCCCCGGGCGGGAGGCCGTCTGCGCGCTGGCGGGCGAGGTCTACGGCCCCTATCACCGCGGCGAGAAGCCCCTGAGCCGGTCCTTCTTCTCCCCCGAGGGCCTGAGCGCCTTCATGGAAACCGGACGGATCTGCTACTTCCCAGAGAGCGTGGTGCGGTGCTGCCGCCCAGAGGAGCGGAAAGACTTCCTGCGGGAGATCCTGGCCGCCGTCGAGGGCGGGGAGACCGCCTTCACCCTAGTCGATTCCGACAAATTCAGGACGCCGCTGAATGTGGAGATCATCAAGGCCGATGAGCAGCAGGTGATCGTCCAGCGTTTCAGCGAGGACAGCCGGCAGCTGAACGCGGTCTTCATCGACGAGCCCGGTATCTGCGAAGCCTTTACCGATTTCTTCGACTACCTGCCCGACAGCGACCTGACCCTGAGCCGTGAGGCTCTGATAAACCTGCTTAAAAGCTACCTGTAA
- a CDS encoding transketolase family protein, with protein MSKKSTRQAYGEYLAVLAEKNKDIVVLDADLSGATKTSEFKKVMPERHFNAGIAEADLMGMSAGLATTGKIPFASTFAIFGAGRAFEIIRNSICYPKLNVKIALTHAGISVGEDGGSHQSVEDVALMRAVPNMTVLVPADATETQRMMDAAVAIDGPVYIRLGRLDTNVIFDDDYEFEVGKAVTLKEGHDLTIMAMGLMVEKALEAADALKAEGISARVLNMGSIKPIDREAIEAAAKETGAIVTAEEHSIIGGLAGAVCEVLAETTPAPVEKVGVMDQFGQSGKALELLEKYNLTTNAIVEAAKKVVARKAK; from the coding sequence ATGAGTAAAAAATCAACAAGACAGGCGTACGGCGAATATTTAGCAGTACTCGCTGAAAAAAATAAAGATATTGTCGTTTTGGACGCGGATTTATCCGGCGCGACCAAAACCTCTGAATTTAAAAAGGTGATGCCAGAACGTCATTTTAACGCCGGTATCGCGGAAGCCGACCTCATGGGCATGTCCGCAGGCTTAGCCACCACGGGCAAGATCCCCTTTGCCAGCACCTTTGCCATTTTCGGCGCTGGCCGTGCCTTTGAAATCATCCGCAACAGCATCTGCTATCCAAAGCTGAACGTGAAGATCGCCCTGACCCATGCGGGGATCTCCGTTGGCGAGGACGGCGGCTCCCACCAGTCCGTGGAAGACGTCGCTCTGATGCGTGCGGTTCCAAACATGACGGTTCTGGTTCCGGCAGACGCCACTGAAACACAGCGCATGATGGACGCCGCCGTTGCCATCGATGGCCCGGTCTACATCCGCTTAGGCCGCCTGGACACCAACGTGATCTTTGACGACGATTATGAATTTGAAGTTGGCAAGGCAGTGACCCTAAAAGAAGGCCACGACCTGACCATCATGGCCATGGGCTTAATGGTTGAAAAGGCTCTGGAAGCCGCTGACGCTTTAAAGGCAGAAGGCATCTCCGCCCGCGTCCTGAACATGGGCTCCATCAAACCCATCGACCGCGAAGCCATCGAAGCAGCCGCCAAAGAAACCGGCGCCATCGTTACAGCTGAAGAACACAGCATCATCGGCGGCCTGGCAGGCGCAGTCTGCGAAGTCCTGGCAGAAACCACACCCGCACCGGTTGAAAAGGTCGGCGTGATGGATCAGTTCGGCCAGTCCGGCAAAGCGCTGGAGCTGCTTGAAAAATACAACCTGACCACTAACGCCATCGTCGAAGCGGCTAAAAAGGTGGTTGCCCGCAAAGCCAAATAA
- the argS gene encoding arginine--tRNA ligase produces MMYIREKIENQIKGLIAGSVDAAMEAGDFSVEALPEIYLEVPREREHGDYATNIAMQLPKQAHKAPRVIAESIVRHMDIDNSYVEAVEIAGPGFINFKLKADWVYEVLLEIEAMQENYGKTEGNAGKKYNLEFISANPTGPMHMGNARGGAIGDILAAIAEWTGYDVTREFYVNDAGNQIAKFGDSLDARFRQLMGEDIPFPEDGYQGNDIRVHMEEFIDQEGGAQACKKYLAMDEAERKGVFVDYALEKNLNKMHADLEKYGIHYDIWFSEQSLYDGRAIESALKILQDSGAVYEKEGALWFTTSEFGCEKDDVLVRQNGLPTYFMGDIAYHLNKFKTRGFDRCVNVWGADHHGHIARLKAAMQAAGVNPDHLEIVIMQLVRLMRDGEIARMSKRKGEMITLTDLIEEVGRDAARFLFNMRSPDSHLDFDLDLAIEQSNENPVFYVQYAHARICSILRQMAEDKDAEGPANLTLLREKEELTLLNMLSTLPNEIIVAEEKMDPSRITHYAMDLASAFHSFYNACRVRVEDTGLMKARLALIKGTKQVLANVLGILGIEAPERM; encoded by the coding sequence ATTATGTATATCAGAGAAAAAATTGAAAACCAGATAAAAGGGCTCATCGCGGGATCGGTGGACGCGGCCATGGAAGCCGGCGACTTTTCCGTCGAGGCGTTGCCAGAGATCTATCTGGAGGTGCCTCGTGAGCGCGAGCACGGCGACTACGCCACCAACATTGCCATGCAGCTGCCAAAGCAGGCCCACAAGGCACCGCGTGTGATCGCTGAGAGCATCGTGCGCCATATGGATATTGACAATTCCTACGTGGAGGCGGTTGAGATCGCCGGACCGGGCTTTATTAACTTCAAGCTTAAGGCGGACTGGGTGTATGAGGTGCTGCTGGAAATTGAAGCCATGCAGGAAAACTACGGCAAGACCGAGGGCAATGCTGGCAAAAAGTACAACCTTGAGTTCATATCCGCCAACCCGACAGGCCCAATGCACATGGGCAACGCCAGGGGCGGCGCCATCGGAGATATCCTGGCCGCCATCGCGGAGTGGACGGGCTATGACGTGACCCGTGAGTTTTATGTCAACGACGCCGGCAACCAGATCGCCAAGTTCGGGGATTCTCTGGACGCGCGTTTCCGCCAGCTTATGGGTGAGGATATTCCTTTCCCGGAGGACGGCTATCAGGGCAACGATATCCGGGTGCACATGGAGGAATTCATCGACCAGGAGGGCGGCGCACAAGCCTGCAAAAAATATCTGGCCATGGACGAGGCTGAGCGCAAGGGCGTTTTTGTCGACTATGCCCTTGAAAAGAACCTGAACAAAATGCACGCCGACCTTGAAAAATACGGCATTCATTATGACATCTGGTTTTCAGAGCAGAGCCTTTACGATGGGAGAGCCATCGAGTCTGCCCTGAAAATCTTACAGGACAGCGGCGCGGTCTATGAAAAGGAAGGGGCCCTGTGGTTTACCACCAGTGAGTTCGGCTGTGAGAAGGACGATGTCCTGGTGCGCCAGAATGGTCTGCCCACCTATTTCATGGGGGACATCGCTTATCACCTGAATAAATTTAAGACCCGCGGCTTTGATCGCTGCGTCAATGTCTGGGGGGCGGACCACCACGGCCACATCGCCCGTTTAAAGGCGGCCATGCAGGCTGCCGGCGTGAACCCGGATCATCTGGAAATTGTCATCATGCAGCTGGTGCGCCTCATGCGCGACGGCGAAATCGCCCGCATGTCCAAGCGTAAGGGCGAGATGATCACCCTGACGGACCTCATCGAGGAGGTTGGCCGCGACGCTGCCCGCTTCCTGTTTAACATGCGCTCACCGGACAGCCATCTGGATTTTGACCTGGATCTGGCCATCGAGCAGTCCAATGAGAACCCGGTGTTCTATGTTCAGTACGCCCATGCCCGCATCTGCAGCATCCTGCGCCAGATGGCAGAGGACAAAGACGCTGAAGGGCCGGCTAACCTGACCCTGCTCAGGGAAAAGGAAGAACTTACCCTGCTGAATATGCTGTCGACCCTGCCCAATGAGATCATCGTGGCTGAGGAAAAGATGGACCCGAGTCGGATCACCCATTACGCCATGGATCTGGCCTCTGCGTTCCACAGCTTTTACAACGCCTGCCGCGTGCGCGTGGAGGATACCGGGCTCATGAAAGCCCGCCTGGCCCTGATCAAGGGAACCAAGCAGGTGCTGGCCAATGTCCTGGGGATTCTGGGCATTGAAGCGCCGGAAAGAATGTAA
- the ispF gene encoding 2-C-methyl-D-erythritol 2,4-cyclodiphosphate synthase — protein sequence MNPFRVGLGYDVHQLSEGRKLILGGVEIEHPTGLLGHSDADVLVHAIMDAMLGALALGDIGKWFPDTDEKYKGADSMGLLAEVGALTLEKGYAVGNIDAIIVAQAPKCAPYIEAMRENIARTLGIDIDQVSVKATTEEKLGFTGRKEGISAKAIVLLVES from the coding sequence ATGAATCCTTTTCGAGTTGGACTCGGTTATGATGTGCATCAGCTTTCAGAAGGGCGGAAACTGATCCTTGGCGGGGTGGAGATTGAGCACCCCACAGGACTGCTTGGCCATTCGGACGCGGATGTGTTAGTCCATGCCATTATGGACGCGATGCTGGGGGCCCTGGCCCTCGGTGACATTGGAAAATGGTTTCCGGATACGGATGAGAAATATAAAGGCGCGGACAGCATGGGCCTGCTGGCTGAGGTGGGCGCGCTTACTTTGGAAAAGGGCTATGCGGTCGGCAACATCGACGCCATCATTGTGGCCCAGGCGCCGAAATGCGCGCCCTATATTGAAGCCATGCGCGAAAACATCGCGAGGACACTGGGGATTGATATTGACCAGGTCAGCGTGAAGGCAACCACTGAGGAGAAGCTCGGCTTTACCGGGCGAAAAGAAGGCATTTCGGCAAAGGCAATCGTGTTGTTAGTTGAGAGTTGA
- a CDS encoding 5'-methylthioadenosine/adenosylhomocysteine nucleosidase, giving the protein MIGIIAALKDEVRDIKNNMTQVETSEKAGMTFYKGLLYGKPVVAVMCGVGKVNAALCTQALVDLFDVSCVINVGVGGAVAKGLSVGDIVISRDSVQYDMDGSAFGHPRGEIPNMDITFFPADERLIRLAKDAAAKVGAAALVGRVMTADLGVDSQALKQELTEVFGGACVEMEGAAIGQAAYVNGIPYIVIRSISDNADGDLVETYQNNFQMSVVNAAKMVLEMVKNY; this is encoded by the coding sequence ATGATTGGAATCATTGCGGCACTGAAGGATGAAGTGCGGGACATTAAAAACAATATGACACAGGTCGAGACCAGTGAGAAGGCGGGAATGACCTTCTATAAGGGTTTGCTTTACGGCAAGCCGGTGGTGGCTGTGATGTGCGGTGTGGGCAAGGTTAACGCGGCGCTGTGCACCCAGGCGCTGGTCGACCTTTTTGACGTGAGCTGTGTGATCAACGTGGGTGTGGGCGGCGCTGTGGCCAAAGGCCTGAGCGTGGGAGACATTGTGATCTCCAGAGATTCGGTCCAGTATGACATGGATGGCTCTGCCTTTGGTCATCCCAGAGGCGAGATCCCGAACATGGACATTACCTTTTTCCCGGCCGACGAGCGGCTGATCAGGCTGGCCAAGGACGCGGCGGCCAAGGTCGGAGCGGCAGCTCTGGTGGGCCGTGTGATGACCGCTGACCTGGGGGTAGACTCCCAGGCGCTCAAGCAGGAGCTGACCGAGGTTTTCGGCGGAGCCTGTGTGGAGATGGAGGGTGCGGCCATCGGCCAGGCAGCCTATGTCAACGGCATTCCCTATATCGTGATCCGTTCCATCTCAGATAACGCGGACGGTGATCTGGTCGAAACCTACCAGAATAATTTCCAGATGTCTGTGGTCAATGCGGCCAAGATGGTGCTGGAAATGGTTAAAAATTACTAA